In Musa acuminata AAA Group cultivar baxijiao chromosome BXJ3-11, Cavendish_Baxijiao_AAA, whole genome shotgun sequence, one DNA window encodes the following:
- the LOC103972772 gene encoding pentatricopeptide repeat-containing protein At5g14770, mitochondrial, protein MMPSLSLFLRPSNTIEAFTTTASSAPTRLSSLFSSSSCRHRPPPSKSRLYASFFCGLIRAHLACGQLSAALRALRHMRSLGLRPTLLSWNRLLSRFNSAGFVAEVPALYSELRRSSAKPDSFTHNVLIHAFCKMGSLDAALRVLRSDAEIDAVSYNTVIWGFCDLELAESALGLLSEMLKKGFPFDCFTCNILVKGLCRKGQLGVAESLSDMLVQGGITRDVIGFNTLIDSYCKMGKMDGAQGLVESMMAENVSPDIVTCNTLIHGFCRNRDFGMARRVMEDIGAHLEPNVITHTTFIGEYCKRGQLEEAFVLYEDMVKSGILPNVVTYTSLINGLCNKGRLSEAYALFREMEKMGVAPNHVTYCTLVDSLFKAGRERDSFALLGEIVARGVVMDLVLHTTFMDGLFKLSKVDDAEQMFRLICSPCLIPSHVAYSALIDGRCKLGDMEGAESALLEMQRKLLNVNVVTYSSIINGYIRKQLLAKALDAMKKMTERNTCPNVVTYGTVIDGMFKIGNQEVALQMYKEMREEGLDVNNYVIDSLVNGLRKTGRMEEAESLFRNMEQNGVLMDRVNFTSLMDGLFKIGNTSAAFNVGQEMIEKNHVPDVVVYNVFINSLCNLGKSSQAKSFLSEMKNMGLNPDHATYNTLINAHCKEGRIDKALELSKEMMSVGLMPNRITYNTLIGGLCEVGEAEKAVDLLIEMAAGGFFPSSSACRNVLHACSKCKRADLIVQTHKKVVNMGLGHDITLYNTMIHALCTLGMTRKANVLLKDMLARGIKADTITFNVLMLGHCKSGHLDKAFDMYSQMLLEGISPSIATYNTLLGGLSAAGRIGEADKLINEMKKRVVLPNNFTYDILITAYGKQSNRKESIRLYCEMVMKGFVPKLSTYNVLISDFAKVGMMKQAIELFNEMNKRGVLPNSSTYDILISGWSKLLNGSEVKRLLKEMTEKGFAPGEETLGFISKAFARPGRTLGAQKLLRKLYKI, encoded by the coding sequence AtgatgccctctctctctctttttctccgtCCCTCGAACACAATCGAAGCCTTCACCACCACAGCCTCCTCCGCTCCCACGCGTCTGTcctccctcttctcttcctcatcatGCCGCCACCGCCCTCCGCCCtccaagtcccgcctctacgcctCCTTCTTCTGCGGCCTCATCCGCGCCCATCTCGCCTGCGGCCAACTCTCGGCCGCCCTCCGCGCCCTCCGCCACATGCGCTCCCTCGGCCTTCGCCCCACCCTCCTCTCCTGGAACCGCCTCCTCTCCCGATTCAACTCCGCCGGCTTCGTCGCGGAGGTTCCTGCCCTCTACTCCGAGCTCCGCCGCTCCTCCGCCAAGCCCGACTCCTTCACCCACAACGTCCTCATCCACGCTTTCTGCAAGATGGGCTCCCTCGACGCTGCCCTCCGCGTCCTCCGCTCGGACGCAGAGATCGACGCCGTGTCCTACAACACCGTCATTTGGGGCTTTTGTGATCTAGAATTGGCCGAGTCCGCCCTCGGGTTGCTGTCGGAGATGCTGAAGAAGGGGTTTCCTTTTGATTGCTTCACCTGCAACATTTTGGTCAAGGGATTGTGCCGAAAGGGGCAGCTGGGGGTTGCGGAGTCGCTGTCGGATATGCTGGTTCAAGGCGGGATCACAAGGGATGTCATCGGGTTTAATACGCTGATTGACTCGTACTGCAAGATGGGGAAGATGGATGGGGCTCAAGGGCTGGTGGAGAGTATGATGGCGGAGAATGTTTCGCCAGATATCGTCACTTGCAACACTTTGATCCATGGGTTTTGTCGGAACAGAGATTTCGGTATGGCGAGGAGAGTGATGGAAGATATAGGTGCCCATTTGGAGCCAAATGTTATCACTCACACGACGTTCATAGGTGAATATTGCAAGAGGGGACAGCTCGAAGAAGCCTTTGTTCTATATGAAGATATGGTCAAGAGTGGGATCTTGCCTAATGTTGTCACATACACTTCGCTGATCAATGGACTCTGCAACAAGGGGAGATTGTCGGAGGCATATGCTCTCTTTAGAGAGATGGAGAAGATGGGTGTTGCTCCGAATCATGTTACGTACTGTACTCTCGTAGATTCGTTATTTAAAGCTGGCAGAGAAAGGGATTCTTTTGCTCTTCTTGGTGAGATTGTTGCTCGAGGTGTTGTGATGGATTTGGTTTTACACACTACCTTCATGGATGGACTATTCAAGTTGAGTAAGGTTGATGATGCAGAGCAGATGTTTCGGCTGATTTGCTCACCTTGTCTCATCCCCAGTCATGTTGCATATTCAGCTTTGATTGATGGGCGTTGCAAGTTAGGAGATATGGAGGGAGCAGAATCTGCATTGTTGGAGATGCAGAGGAAGTTGCTGAATGTGAATGTTGTTACTTACTCTTCTATCATCAATGGTTATATTAGAAAACAACTACTTGCTAAGGCTCTTGATGCTATGAAAAAGATGACGGAAAGAAATACCTGTCCGAATGTTGTAACCTATGGAACAGTTATAGATGGCATGTTCAAGATTGGGAATCAAGAAGTAGCTCTTCAGATGTATAAGGAAATGAGAGAGGAAGGTTTGGATGTAAACAACTATGTCATTGATTCTTTGGTTAATGGATTGAGGAAGACTGGAAGGATGGAAGAAGCAGAGAGTCTGTTCAGAAATATGGAACAAAATGGTGTATTGATGGACCGTGTTAATTTCACCTCCTTGATGGATGGGCTTTTTAAGATTGGTAACACATCTGCAGCTTTCAATGTTGGCCAAGAAATGATAGAGAAAAATCATGTTCCTGATGTTGTTGTGTATAATGTATTTATAAATTCTCTCTGCAACCTTGGAAAGTCTAGTCAGGCGAAATCCTTTCTCTCTGAAATGAAAAATATGGGTTTAAATCCTGATCATGCGACATACAACACTTTGATTAATGCACACTGTAAGGAGGGAAGGATAGATAAGGCTCTTGAACTTAGTAAAGAAATGATGAGTGTTGGCCTGATGCCTAATCGCATCACATACAATACCCTGATTGGAGGTCTCTGTGAGGTTGGGGAAGCGGAGAAAGCTGTGGATTTGTTGATTGAAATGGCTGCTGGTGGTTTCTTCCCAAGTTCTTCCGCTTGCAGAAATGTGTTACATGCATGTTCTAAATGTAAGAGAGCAGATTTGATAGTACAAACACACAAGAAGGTAGTAAATATGGGACTTGGTCATGATATCACTCTTTATAATACAATGATTCATGCTTTATGTACTCTTGGGATGACAAGGAAAGCCAATGTTCTTTTGAAGGATATGTTGGCAAGAGGGATCAAAGCTGATACTATTACTTTCAATGTTCTTATGCTAGGACATTGCAAGAGTGGCCATCTTGATAAAGCATTTGATATGTACTCTCAAATGCTTCTTGAAGGCATATCCCCAAGTATTGCAACTTACAATACCCTGTTAGGTGGCCTATCAGCTGCTGGAAGGATTGGTGAAGCAGATAAGCTGATAAACGAGATGAAGAAAAGGGTGGTACTTCCAAATAATTTTACTTATGATATACTAATTACAGCCTATGGAAAGCAAAGCAATAGAAAAGAATCTATAAGGCTATATTGTGAAATGGTAATGAAAGGATTTGTTCCTAAACTTAGCACCTATAATGTGCTTATTAGTGACTTTGCCAAAGTTGGAATGATGAAGCAAGCCATTGAGTTGTTTAATGAAATGAATAAAAGAGGTGTATTGCCCAATTCTTCAACATATGACATACTAATTAGTGGGTGGTCGAAGCTACTGAATGGGTCTGAGGTTAAAAGGCTGCTGAAAGAGATGACTGAAAAGGGTTTTGCTCCTGGTGAAGAGACACTTGGTTTCATTAGTAAAGCCTTTGCAAGACCAGGGAGGACGTTGGGAGCTCAGAAGTTACTTAGAAAGTTGTACAAGATATGA